One stretch of Agelaius phoeniceus isolate bAgePho1 chromosome 15, bAgePho1.hap1, whole genome shotgun sequence DNA includes these proteins:
- the SLC34A1 gene encoding sodium-dependent phosphate transport protein 2A: MLPYWTESPVLPGRCPVRGGRVVHGPQFAYCPSPQALHRLPGAHGCPFTVSAVPCPEHGFPCPGSPGRLREGRERFELDALPWQGHRLGLDELQRPELGCWARVQSFCVSLLKVPLMFGFLYLFVCSLDVLSSAFQLAGGKVAGDIFKDNAILSNPVAGLVVGILVTVLVQSSSTSTSIIVSMVSSGLLEVRSAIPIIMGSNIGTSVTNTIVALMQAGDRSEFKRAFAGATVHDCFNWLSVLVLLPLEVVSGYLHHVTRLVVATFNIRSGKDAPDLLKIITEPFTKLIIQLDKSVITGIATGDESLRNRSLIRVWCGPATPQMASVGLGPPPNCTSPGHCSTKGIEVLHNVTMKKCEHLFTDTPLPDLAVGLVLLAGSLVVLCTCLILLVKLLNSLLKGQVAKAIQKVINTDLPHPLSWLTGYFAMVVGAGMTFVVQSSSVFTSAITPLIGLGVISIERAYPLTLGSNIGTTTTAILAALASPGDKLASSFQIALCHFFFNISGILLWYPLPFTRLPIRMAKALGERTAKYRWFAVLYLIICFLLLPSLIFGISMAGWQALVGVGAPFLGLLFFVGLVNALQAHSPGRLPKWLQTWDFLPAWMHSLQPLDRVITQATLCCTDRCRSPEGWEEPEGAPRDKARLGLDNPALSYPEEMPSPSTRVGSPRPLPHGATRL, translated from the exons ATGCTGCCCTACTGGACCGAGAGCCCAGTCCTGCCCGGGCGCTGCCCGGTGCGGGGAGGAAGGGTTGTGCATGGGCCACAGTTTGCCTACTGCCCCAGCCCCCAAG ctctgcaccgGCTGCCAGGTGCCCACGGCTGCCCCTTCACGGTCAGCGCcgtgccctgccctgagcacgGCTTCCCCTGCCCCGGCTCCCCCGGGCGCCTGCGCGAGGGCCGCGAGCGCTTCGAGCTGGATGCgctcccctggcaggggcaCCGGCTGGGCTTGGATGAGCTGCAgaggccag AGCTCGGGTGCTGGGCCAGGGTCCAGTCCTTCTGTGTCTCCCTTCTAAAGGTGCCCCTGATGTTTGGGTTCCTGTACCTCTTCGTGTGCTCTCTGGACgtgctcagctctgccttccaGCTGGCTGGAG GTAAGGTGGCGGGGGACATCTTCAAGGACAACGCCATCCTCTCCAATCCAGTGGCTGGGCTGGTGGTGGGTATCCTGGTGACTGTGCTGGTGCAGAGCtcctccacctccacctccaTCATCGTCAGCATGGTCTCCTCAGGGT TGCTGGAGGTGCGCTCTGCCATCCCCATCATCATGGGCTCCAACATCGGCACCTCGGTCACCAACACCATCGTGGCCCTCATGCAGGCTGGCGACCGCAGCGAGTTCAAACG ggCCTTCGCTGGTGCCACAGTGCACGACTGCTTCAACTGGCTgtcagtgctggtgctgctgccgcTGGAGGTGGTGAGTGGGTACCTGCACCACGTCACCCGCCTGGTTGTGGCCACCTTCAACATCCGCAGCGGGAAAGATGCCCCCGACCTGCTGAAGATCATCACAGAGCCCTTCACCAAACTCATCATCCAG CTGGACAAGTCTGTGATCACAGGCATCGCGACAGGGGACGAGAGCCTGCGCAACCGGAGCCTCATCCGCGTCTGGTGTGGCCCTGCAACCCCACAG ATGGCCTCTGTGGGGCTTGGGCCCCCCCCAAACTGCACATCCCCTGGCCACTGCAGCACTAAGGGCATTGAGGTCCTTCACAACGTCACCATGAAGAAGT GTGAGCACCTCTTCACCGACACACCACTGCCTGacctggctgtggggctggtgctgctggccgGGTCCCTTGTCGTGCTCTGCACCTGCCTCATCCTCCTGGTCAAACTCCTCAACTCCCTGCTCAAGGGGCAGGTGGCCAAAGCCATCCAGAAGGTCATCAACACTG ACCTCCCACACCCGCTCAGCTGGCTCACCGGCTACTTCGCCATGGTGGTGGGTGCTGGGATGACCTTCgtggtgcagagcagctctgtcttCACCTCGGCCATCACCCCCCTGATTG GCCTGGGGGTGATCAGCATTGAGCGTGCCTACCCACTGACCCTGGGCTCAAACATTGGCACCACCACCACTGCCATCCTGgctgccctggccagcccaGGGGACAAGCTGGCCAGCTCCTTCCAG ATTGCTCTGTGCCACTTCTTCTTCAACATCTCGGGCATCCTGCTGTGGTACCCGCTGCCCTTCACCCGCCTGCCCATCCGCATGGCCAAGGCGCTGGGCGAGCGCACGGCCAAGTACCGCTGGTTTGCCGTGCTCTACCTCATCAtctgcttcctcctgctgccctccctcaTCTTTGGCATCTCCATGGCGGGCTGGCAGGCACTGGTGGGGGTGGGCGCGCCCTTCCTCGGCCTCCTCTTCTTCGTGGGGCTGGTGAACGCTCTGCAGGCACACAGCCCCGGGCGCCTGCCCAAGTGGCTGCAGACCTGGGACTTCCTCCCAGCCTGGATGCACTCGCTGCAGCCGCTGGACCGTGTCATCACCCAGGCCACGCTGTGCTGCACCGACCGCTGCCGCAGCCCCGAGGGCTGGGAGGAGCCCGAGGGCGCTCCCCGCgacaaggccaggctggggctggacaACCCTGCCCTCTCCTACCCCGAGGAgatgcccagccccagcacgcGGGTGGGCTCCCCTCGCCCGCTCCCGCACGGTGCCACACGGCTCTAG
- the RGS14 gene encoding LOW QUALITY PROTEIN: regulator of G-protein signaling 14 (The sequence of the model RefSeq protein was modified relative to this genomic sequence to represent the inferred CDS: deleted 1 base in 1 codon), with amino-acid sequence MGMGNRDADGNGITDVDADGDRDRDGGAAAPRRLLARGCSRCPPGRCRWRGAGGPAPPAAVSVPMVTLPVGAESGSVACRERRAGPGRESRAAGRGCCGAAGRARSAPGRAEPGMQGKGKLLVVHNGRMGPAVSDGELNASRARGSNHSVNSLPGPPATCGSSQGSVVSWAESFETLLQDRVAVTYFTEFLKKEFSAENVYFWQACEHFQQIPASDTQQLAQEARRIYDEFLSSHSVSPVNIDKQAWIGEDMLATPSPDMFRIQQLQIFNLMKFDSYTRFVKSPLYQACLRAESQGQPLPDLRPHSRSSSPPPDLSKKTKLKLGKSLPLGVETAGSSASRSLQRSFRKGERREPSWAEGGEGSRSAMLWRESQGSLNSSASLDLGFLSSASTATSPCTEGQQKSLGGSEAELPGKPMKYCCVYLPDGTASLASVRPGHSIRDMLAGLCEKRGFSLPDIKVFLVGNEQKALVLDQECSVLADQEVKLENRISFDLEISSLNKTIRITAKSTKRIREALQPVLGKYGVSVEQALLRRQGEPATLDLEKLVSTVSAQKLVLETPADVRVMGSAEAAAAPSLLRSEEGSPTGAEPDTRWEMPSSFSRPQSSAAMNLNRRTYDLEGLVELLNRAQSCRANDQRGLLSKEDLVLPDFLQLPVQDSSACEGSQQPSAPQAGSEGSSCPQEEPALAQPSLDHKL; translated from the exons ATGGGCATGGGAAACAGGGATGCAGATGGGAATGGGATAACGGATGTGGACGCAGATGGAGACCGGGACAGGGACGGAGGTGCAGCGGCGCCGCGGCGGCTCctggcccggggctgcagccgGTGTCCGCCGGGGCGGTGCCGgtggcgcggggcgggcggccccgctccccccgctGCGGTCTCGGTTCCCATGGTGACACTTCCTGTGGGAGCCGAAAGCGGTAGTGTGGCG TGCCGGgagcgccgggccgggccgggccgggagaGCCGCGCCGCCGGCCGGGGATGCTGCGGGGCCGCGGGCCGCGCCCGTAgcgcgccgggccgggccgagccagGCATGCAGGGCAAGGGCAAACTGCTGGTGGTCCACAACGGGCGCATG GGCCCGGCCGTGTCAGATGGAG agtTAAATGCCTCCCGGGCCCGTGGCAGCAACCACAGTGTGAACAGCCTGCCAGGCCCACCAGCCACGTGTGGATCCAGCCAGGGCTCTGTGGTCAGCTGGGCTGAATCCTTTGAGACGCTGCTGCAGGACCGTGTGGCTGTCACCTACTTCACT gagTTCCTCAAGAAGGAGTTCAGTGCTGAAAATGTCTACTTTTGGCAGGCATGTGAGCACTTCCAGCAGATCCCAGCCAGTGACACACAGCAG ctGGCCCAGGAGGCACGGCGGATCTATGATGAGTTCCTCTCCAGCCACTCGGTCAGCCCTGTGAACATTGACAAGCAGGCCTGGATTGGGGAGGACATGCtggccaccccctccccagacATGTTTcgcatccagcagctccag ATCTTCAACCTGATGAAGTTTGACAGCTACACACGTTTTGTGAAATCCCCCCTGTACCAGGCCTGCCTGCGGGCAGAgagccagggccagcccctgcctgACCTGCGGCCCCACTcccgcagcagcagcccccCTCCTGACCTCAGCAAG AAGACGAAGCTGAAGCTGGGCAAGTCGCTGCCCCTGGGCGTGGAGACGGcgggcagcagtgccagccgcAGCCTGCAGCGCTCCTTCAGGAAGGGAGAGCGGCGGGAGCCCTCCTGGGCAG aggggggagaaggcagcaggagcGCCATGCTGTGGAGGGAATCCCAGGGCTCACTCAACTCCTCAGCCAGCCTGGACCTGGGCTTCTTGTCCTcggccagcacagccaccagcccCTGCACAGAG GGCCAGCAGAAGAGCCTGGGGGGCAGCGAGGCCGAGCTGCCAGGCAAGCCCATGAAGTACTGCTGCGTGTACCTGCCTGATGGCACAGCCTCGCTGGCCTCCGTCCGGCCCGGCCACTCCATCCGGGACATGCTGGCCGGGCTGTGTGAGAAACGCGGCTTCAGCCTCCCCGACATCAAGGTCTTCCTGGTGGGCAATGAGCAG AAAGCATTGGTGCTGGACCAGGAGTGCTCCGTGCTGGCAGACCAGGAGGTGAAGCTGGAGAACAGGATAAGCTTTGA cctggaaatCTCCTCCCTCAACAAGACCATCCGCATCACAGCCAAGTCAACCAAGCGCATCCGGGAGGCGCTGCAGCCCGTGCTGGGCAAGTACGGCGTGAGCGTGGAGCAGGCGCTGCTGCGCAGG CAAGGTGAGCCAGCCACGCTGGACTTGGAGAAGCTGGTCAGCACAGTGTCTGCTCAGAAACTTGTCTTGGAAACACCAGCAG ACGTGCGAGTGATGGGGagtgctgaggctgcagctgccccctCTCTGCTCCGGAGTGAG GAGGGGAGCCCaacaggagcagagcctgacacACGATGGGAGATgccctcctccttctccaggcCACAGTCTTCAGCTGCCATGAACCTCAACCGCCGCACGTACGACCTGGAAG GGCTGGTGGAGCTGCTGAACcgtgcccagagctgccgggCCAACGACCAGCGTGGGCTGCTCTCTAAGGAGGACCTGGTCCTGCCCGACTTCCTCCAGCTCCCCGTGCAGGACAGCAGTGCCTGTGAGGGGTCACAGCAGCCCAGTGCCCCTCAGGCTGGCtctgagggaagcagctgcccTCAGGAAGAGCCTGCTCTGGCTCAGCCTTCGTTGGACCACAAGCTCTGA